A genomic region of Micropterus dolomieu isolate WLL.071019.BEF.003 ecotype Adirondacks linkage group LG11, ASM2129224v1, whole genome shotgun sequence contains the following coding sequences:
- the acyp1 gene encoding acylphosphatase-1, which produces MSNEDVISVDYEIFGRVQGVFFRKYTQAQGKKLGLVGWVQNTGAGTVQGQLQGPRSKVNEMQEWLKSTGSPKSHITKAEFKNEKTIDSLEHSSFNVVK; this is translated from the exons ATGTCCAACGAAGACGTAATTTCAGTGGATTATGAAATTTTTGGCAGAGTGCAAGGTGTATTTTTTCGGAAGTACACTCAA GCACAAGGGAAAAAGCTTGGCCTAGTTGGATGGGTCCAAAACACAGGCGCAGGAACTGTTCAGGGGCAGCTACAAGGCCCTCGCAGCAAGGTGAATGAAATGCAAGAATGGCTGAAATCCACCGGGAGCCCCAAGTCACACATAACCAAGGCGGAGTTCAAGAACGAGAAAACAATCGATAGCCTAGAACACTCATCTTTTAACGTAGTAAAGTAA
- the mlh3 gene encoding DNA mismatch repair protein Mlh3 isoform X1: MNTMIKCLPKEVQGKLRSGVAIPSLQQCVEELILNSIDAEATCVGVRMDMEAFKVQVIDNGTGLTAEDMECVGNRYYTSKCSTVEDLDNLSSYGFRGEALASIVCLATLVEISSRTRSSVKTHVKIFNDGRGMDVFEAETTRPSAGTTVVICNFFHNMPVRRKRMDAVLEAERIRHRVEAISLMHPSVSFTLKNDCTGAMTVQLSKARNTYHRFVQIHSLGRAQKLGEISYTHRQFEVVGYIGREGHYSNSLQFLYVNDRLLLKTRIHKLLNFLLRRISSSNKKNDSPEWQSAVRSPKHKRSQELHGVYIINIKCSYSEYDICLEPAKTLIEFKDWDGILLCIEEAVKAFLSRENLVAVLSQDDLDYVSPRLFGTHNTDQEGHNGGTDGQAPCSASTQDCSVGMKLASASVHRKRKEDCVCEESVCPESGPMECEKGTELRQEKITANELEKIKGEGSVSKDCRDESLCDLAGLEPVSHNITEEEEPTFSEADEGSQIFCMSSSVRQLESEELELPKEREIRLNKTSSTSNVTSLDNITQHIQPDLNSIAEQIIHDGQGTGGHGQTLVSNRKISLSNPYIHESLHPQNRSQINKSAFQHHVLAQKCKERCFAKKCKISLDADDDRSCQKLYKDVAPVIPSRIPRLVTCQKLFLCKEFGSLEKFRKVYGKSDEPKLPSRETKQDNDARLAQTDSFVLNSQNLLFCRKDQQDGDFTETQKEETRSSLRSSPTLSVFTKLKPVSVQNRGKTSLAAKLCHLKQHRTDDSKLLPHLPWTTSQDNTALRSANDSIKDSNNNENHCDTALNPEPVPGRRTNPQQVDREEATTSGDWLHHYDTSVGKTVYVNKVTGLSRYEDPPAEETQVRCTSDLTNMAVSVISEVGMEYRCYPFQVDLVLPFLPKSRTERVISSGLDDRDDNGESSNSLTSLYSKWNNPVFVRPPMVGVDISSGHADGLAVKIHNILFPYRFSKAMIHSMKVIHQVDKKFLACLINTRDEEPAALTETEGNLLVLVDQHAAHERVRLENLVADSYEDDPDAPGERRLCSSNILPPLGISVTEEELRLLRSCQPRLRNLGLEVKFSQAAEPHVFVGKVPLCFMEKENNELRRGRPSVIKPIVEEYLREQIELLCSTGRVKGTLPLTVLKVLASLACHGAIKFNDSLSRDECYSLAASLASCQLPFQCAHGRPSIAPLVDILHLDKDQKELQKPNLQKLRRMYKAWELYGNR, translated from the exons ATGAACACTATGATTAAGTGTTTGCCTAAAGAGGTTCAGGGGAAACTTCGCTCCGGTGTCGCTATCCCCTCACTTCAGCAGTGCGTAGAGGAGCTTATTCTAAACAGCATCGATGCCGAGGCGACCTGTGTGGGAGTCAGGATGGACATGGAGGCGTTCAAAGTTCAGGTAATCGACAACGGGACTGGGTTGACTGCTGAAGATATGGAGTGTGTGGGAAACAGATACTACACAAGCAAATGCAGCACAGTTGAAGACCTGGACAACCTCAGTTCGTATGGTTTCCGGGGAGAAGCCCTGGCGAGTATAGTTTGTCTAGCCACACTTGTTGAAATCTCATCCCGGACCAGATCATCAGTGAAAACTCACGTCAAAATATTCAATGATGGCAGGGGCATGGATGTGTTTGAAGCAGAGACTACTCGTCCCTCTGCAGGAACAACTGTTGTCATTTGCAACTTCTTCCACAACATGCCAGTCCGGAGGAAGAGGATGGATGCTGTCCTGGAGGCTGAGAGAATCAGACACAGAGTGGAGGCTATTTCTCTGATGCATCCCTCTGTGTCTTTCACCCTGAAGAATGACTGCACAGGAGCCATGACAGTGCAGCTTTCTAAAGCTAGAAACACCTACCACAGGTTTGTTCAGATACACAGCCTCGGGCGAGCGCAGAAACTTGGAGAAATCAGCTACACGCACAGACAGTTTGAAGTGGTCGGTTACATTGGCAGAGAAGGCCACTACAGCAACAGCTTACAGTTCCTTTACGTCAATGATAGACTGCTCCTGAAAACACGCATACACAAGCTGCTGAACTTTCTCCTACGCAGAATCAGCAGTTCAAATAAGAAAAATGACAGTCCAGAGTGGCAGTCAGCCGTCAGGAGTCCAAAGCACAAACGAAGCCAAGAGCTGCACGGAGTatacatcatcaacatcaaatGCTCTTACTCAGAATATGACATATGTCTTGAGCCTGCCAAAACTCTAATAGAGTTCAAAGATTGGGATGGCATTTTGCTCTGTATAGAAGAGGCAGTGAAAGCTTTCCTGAGCAGGGAGAACTTGGTGGCTGTACTTTCTCAAGATGACTTGGACTATGTATCTCCTAGATTGTTTGGCACTCACAATACAGACCAAGAAGGGCACAACGGTGGTACTGATGGCCAAGCACCATGCAGTGCCTCCACACAAGACTGCAGTGTTGGCATGAAACTGGCATCTGCCTCAGTTCATCGTAAGCGCAAAGAGGATTGTGTATGTGAGGAAAGCGTTTGCCCGGAGTCTGGTCCGATGGAGTGCGAAAAAGGGACCGAACTGAGGCAGGAAAAGATAACCGCAAATGAGTTGGAAAAGATAAAAGGTGAAGGAAGTGTAAGCAAAGACTGTAGAGATGAGTCACTGTGTGATCTGGCTGGACTGGAACCTGTATCTCATAACATTACTGAAGAAGAGGAGCCCACGTTCAGTGAAGCTGATGAAGGCTCTCAAATTTTCTGCATGTCAAGTTCAGTGAGACAACTAGAAAGTGAAGAACTGGAGCTtccaaaagaaagagagatacGATTAAACAAAACTTCCTCAAccagcaatgtaacttcactAGATAACATCACTCAACATATTCAGCCTGATTTAAACAGTATTGCAGAGCAAATAATACATGATGGCCAGGGTACAGGGGGACATGGACAGACTTTAGTAAGTAACAGAAAGATTAGTCTGTCCAATCCATACATTCATGAAAGTCTGCATCCACAGAACCGTTCCCAAATCAACAAGTCAGCATTTCAGCATCACGTTTTAGCACAGAAATGTAAAGAGAGATGCTTTGCCAAAAAATGCAAAATCTCACTGGATGCAGATGATGACAGGTCTTGTCAGAAGCTATACAAAGACGTTGCTCCTGTTATTCCTTCAAGGATTCCCAGACTTGTAACTTGTCAAAAGTTGTTTTTATGCAAGGAGTTTGGATCTCTTGAGAAGTTTAGAAAAGTATATGGTAAATCTGATGAACCGAAACTACCCTCTCGAGAGACTAAGCAAGACAATGACGCTAGACTTgctcagacagacagctttGTTTTAAATTCCCAGAATTTGTTGTTTTGCCGAAAAGATCAGCAAGATGGtgattttacagaaacacaaaaagaagaGACAAGAAGCAGCCTCCGAAGCTCACCAACCCTCTCAGTTTTCACCAAATTAAAACCAGTCTCAGTGCAGAATAGAGGAAAAACATCTTTGGCGGCTAAACTCTGccatttaaaacaacacaggacAGATGATTCAAAACTATTACCCCATCTGCCATGGACTACCTCACAGGACAATACAGCTCTCAGGAGTGCTAATGACAGCATCAAAGACAGCAATAACAATGAGAATCATTGTGACACTGCGCTGAATCCAGAGCCAGTCCCAGGTCGCCGTACAAATCCTCAGCAGGTGGACAGGGAAGAGGCTACAACATCAGGTGACTGGCTTCATCACTATGATACATCTGTGGGAAAGACAGTTTACGTCAACAAAGTGACTGGGCTGAGCCGATATGAGGACCCACCTGCTGAAGAAACACAAGTGCGATGTACATCTGACCTTACCAATATGGCCGTTAGCGTCATCTCTGAAGTGG GGATGGAATACAGATGTTACCCATTTCAGGTGGATCTAGTGTTGCCCTTCCTACCTAAATCCAGGACAGAAAGAGTGATTAGCTCAGGGCTTGATGACAGAG ATGACAACGGTGAGAGCTCCAACTCACTCACCTCATTGTACTCAAAGTGGAATAACCCTGTGTTCGTCCGACCTCCGATG GTTGGTGTGGACATATCAAGTGGGCATGCTGACGGACTGGCTGTCAAGATCCACAACATCCTGTTTCCATACCGTTTTTCTAAGGCCATGATTCACTCAATGAAG GTTATTCATCAAGTGGACAAGAAGTTTCTTGCATGTCTTATCAATACAAGAGATGAAGAGCCTGCAGCACTCACTGAAACTGAAG GAAACCTCCTGGTGTTGGTGGATCAACACGCTGCACACGAGAGAGTTCGACTTGAAAATCTTGttgcag ATTCCTATGAGGATGATCCAGATGCACCAGGCGAGAGACGTCTGTGTTCATCAAACATTTTGCCACCTCTTGGGATCAGTGTAACAGAAGAGGAGCTAAGGCTCCTTAG gtcttgtcagCCACGTTTGCGAAATTTGGGCCTGGAAGTGAAGTTCTCGCAGGCAGCGGAGCCACATGTTTTTGTAGGGAAGGTACCACTGTGCTTCATGGAAAAGGAGAATAATGAGCTCAGGCGGGGGAGACCATCCGTTATCAAGCCTATCGTTGAG GAGTATCTCCGAGAGCAGATTGAG TTACTATGCTCAACTGGTAGAGTGAAAGGAACTCTCCCTCTCACTGTGCTGAAGGTGCTAGCCTCCCTAGCATGCCACG GCGCCATCAAATTCAATGACAGTCTGAGTAGAGATGAATGCTACAGCTTGGCGGCATCCTTGGCTTCCTGCCAGCTACCCTTCCAGTGTGCCCATGGCCGTCCATCCATTGCTCCTTTAGTAGACATCCTCCATTTGGACAAAGACCAGAAG GAATTACAGAAACCCAACCTTCAGAAGCTGAGAAGAATGTATAAAGCGTGGGAACTATATGGCAATAGATAG
- the mlh3 gene encoding DNA mismatch repair protein Mlh3 isoform X2, with protein sequence MNTMIKCLPKEVQGKLRSGVAIPSLQQCVEELILNSIDAEATCVGVRMDMEAFKVQVIDNGTGLTAEDMECVGNRYYTSKCSTVEDLDNLSSYGFRGEALASIVCLATLVEISSRTRSSVKTHVKIFNDGRGMDVFEAETTRPSAGTTVVICNFFHNMPVRRKRMDAVLEAERIRHRVEAISLMHPSVSFTLKNDCTGAMTVQLSKARNTYHRFVQIHSLGRAQKLGEISYTHRQFEVVGYIGREGHYSNSLQFLYVNDRLLLKTRIHKLLNFLLRRISSSNKKNDSPEWQSAVRSPKHKRSQELHGVYIINIKCSYSEYDICLEPAKTLIEFKDWDGILLCIEEAVKAFLSRENLVAVLSQDDLDYVSPRLFGTHNTDQEGHNGGTDGQAPCSASTQDCSVGMKLASASVHRKRKEDCVCEESVCPESGPMECEKGTELRQEKITANELEKIKGEGSVSKDCRDESLCDLAGLEPVSHNITEEEEPTFSEADEGSQIFCMSSSVRQLESEELELPKEREIRLNKTSSTSNVTSLDNITQHIQPDLNSIAEQIIHDGQGTGGHGQTLVSNRKISLSNPYIHESLHPQNRSQINKSAFQHHVLAQKCKERCFAKKCKISLDADDDRSCQKLYKDVAPVIPSRIPRLVTCQKLFLCKEFGSLEKFRKVYGKSDEPKLPSRETKQDNDARLAQTDSFVLNSQNLLFCRKDQQDGDFTETQKEETRSSLRSSPTLSVFTKLKPVSVQNRGKTSLAAKLCHLKQHRTDDSKLLPHLPWTTSQDNTALRSANDSIKDSNNNENHCDTALNPEPVPGRRTNPQQVDREEATTSGDWLHHYDTSVGKTVYVNKVTGLSRYEDPPAEETQVRCTSDLTNMAVSVISEVDDNGESSNSLTSLYSKWNNPVFVRPPMVGVDISSGHADGLAVKIHNILFPYRFSKAMIHSMKVIHQVDKKFLACLINTRDEEPAALTETEGNLLVLVDQHAAHERVRLENLVADSYEDDPDAPGERRLCSSNILPPLGISVTEEELRLLRSCQPRLRNLGLEVKFSQAAEPHVFVGKVPLCFMEKENNELRRGRPSVIKPIVEEYLREQIELLCSTGRVKGTLPLTVLKVLASLACHGAIKFNDSLSRDECYSLAASLASCQLPFQCAHGRPSIAPLVDILHLDKDQKELQKPNLQKLRRMYKAWELYGNR encoded by the exons ATGAACACTATGATTAAGTGTTTGCCTAAAGAGGTTCAGGGGAAACTTCGCTCCGGTGTCGCTATCCCCTCACTTCAGCAGTGCGTAGAGGAGCTTATTCTAAACAGCATCGATGCCGAGGCGACCTGTGTGGGAGTCAGGATGGACATGGAGGCGTTCAAAGTTCAGGTAATCGACAACGGGACTGGGTTGACTGCTGAAGATATGGAGTGTGTGGGAAACAGATACTACACAAGCAAATGCAGCACAGTTGAAGACCTGGACAACCTCAGTTCGTATGGTTTCCGGGGAGAAGCCCTGGCGAGTATAGTTTGTCTAGCCACACTTGTTGAAATCTCATCCCGGACCAGATCATCAGTGAAAACTCACGTCAAAATATTCAATGATGGCAGGGGCATGGATGTGTTTGAAGCAGAGACTACTCGTCCCTCTGCAGGAACAACTGTTGTCATTTGCAACTTCTTCCACAACATGCCAGTCCGGAGGAAGAGGATGGATGCTGTCCTGGAGGCTGAGAGAATCAGACACAGAGTGGAGGCTATTTCTCTGATGCATCCCTCTGTGTCTTTCACCCTGAAGAATGACTGCACAGGAGCCATGACAGTGCAGCTTTCTAAAGCTAGAAACACCTACCACAGGTTTGTTCAGATACACAGCCTCGGGCGAGCGCAGAAACTTGGAGAAATCAGCTACACGCACAGACAGTTTGAAGTGGTCGGTTACATTGGCAGAGAAGGCCACTACAGCAACAGCTTACAGTTCCTTTACGTCAATGATAGACTGCTCCTGAAAACACGCATACACAAGCTGCTGAACTTTCTCCTACGCAGAATCAGCAGTTCAAATAAGAAAAATGACAGTCCAGAGTGGCAGTCAGCCGTCAGGAGTCCAAAGCACAAACGAAGCCAAGAGCTGCACGGAGTatacatcatcaacatcaaatGCTCTTACTCAGAATATGACATATGTCTTGAGCCTGCCAAAACTCTAATAGAGTTCAAAGATTGGGATGGCATTTTGCTCTGTATAGAAGAGGCAGTGAAAGCTTTCCTGAGCAGGGAGAACTTGGTGGCTGTACTTTCTCAAGATGACTTGGACTATGTATCTCCTAGATTGTTTGGCACTCACAATACAGACCAAGAAGGGCACAACGGTGGTACTGATGGCCAAGCACCATGCAGTGCCTCCACACAAGACTGCAGTGTTGGCATGAAACTGGCATCTGCCTCAGTTCATCGTAAGCGCAAAGAGGATTGTGTATGTGAGGAAAGCGTTTGCCCGGAGTCTGGTCCGATGGAGTGCGAAAAAGGGACCGAACTGAGGCAGGAAAAGATAACCGCAAATGAGTTGGAAAAGATAAAAGGTGAAGGAAGTGTAAGCAAAGACTGTAGAGATGAGTCACTGTGTGATCTGGCTGGACTGGAACCTGTATCTCATAACATTACTGAAGAAGAGGAGCCCACGTTCAGTGAAGCTGATGAAGGCTCTCAAATTTTCTGCATGTCAAGTTCAGTGAGACAACTAGAAAGTGAAGAACTGGAGCTtccaaaagaaagagagatacGATTAAACAAAACTTCCTCAAccagcaatgtaacttcactAGATAACATCACTCAACATATTCAGCCTGATTTAAACAGTATTGCAGAGCAAATAATACATGATGGCCAGGGTACAGGGGGACATGGACAGACTTTAGTAAGTAACAGAAAGATTAGTCTGTCCAATCCATACATTCATGAAAGTCTGCATCCACAGAACCGTTCCCAAATCAACAAGTCAGCATTTCAGCATCACGTTTTAGCACAGAAATGTAAAGAGAGATGCTTTGCCAAAAAATGCAAAATCTCACTGGATGCAGATGATGACAGGTCTTGTCAGAAGCTATACAAAGACGTTGCTCCTGTTATTCCTTCAAGGATTCCCAGACTTGTAACTTGTCAAAAGTTGTTTTTATGCAAGGAGTTTGGATCTCTTGAGAAGTTTAGAAAAGTATATGGTAAATCTGATGAACCGAAACTACCCTCTCGAGAGACTAAGCAAGACAATGACGCTAGACTTgctcagacagacagctttGTTTTAAATTCCCAGAATTTGTTGTTTTGCCGAAAAGATCAGCAAGATGGtgattttacagaaacacaaaaagaagaGACAAGAAGCAGCCTCCGAAGCTCACCAACCCTCTCAGTTTTCACCAAATTAAAACCAGTCTCAGTGCAGAATAGAGGAAAAACATCTTTGGCGGCTAAACTCTGccatttaaaacaacacaggacAGATGATTCAAAACTATTACCCCATCTGCCATGGACTACCTCACAGGACAATACAGCTCTCAGGAGTGCTAATGACAGCATCAAAGACAGCAATAACAATGAGAATCATTGTGACACTGCGCTGAATCCAGAGCCAGTCCCAGGTCGCCGTACAAATCCTCAGCAGGTGGACAGGGAAGAGGCTACAACATCAGGTGACTGGCTTCATCACTATGATACATCTGTGGGAAAGACAGTTTACGTCAACAAAGTGACTGGGCTGAGCCGATATGAGGACCCACCTGCTGAAGAAACACAAGTGCGATGTACATCTGACCTTACCAATATGGCCGTTAGCGTCATCTCTGAAGTGG ATGACAACGGTGAGAGCTCCAACTCACTCACCTCATTGTACTCAAAGTGGAATAACCCTGTGTTCGTCCGACCTCCGATG GTTGGTGTGGACATATCAAGTGGGCATGCTGACGGACTGGCTGTCAAGATCCACAACATCCTGTTTCCATACCGTTTTTCTAAGGCCATGATTCACTCAATGAAG GTTATTCATCAAGTGGACAAGAAGTTTCTTGCATGTCTTATCAATACAAGAGATGAAGAGCCTGCAGCACTCACTGAAACTGAAG GAAACCTCCTGGTGTTGGTGGATCAACACGCTGCACACGAGAGAGTTCGACTTGAAAATCTTGttgcag ATTCCTATGAGGATGATCCAGATGCACCAGGCGAGAGACGTCTGTGTTCATCAAACATTTTGCCACCTCTTGGGATCAGTGTAACAGAAGAGGAGCTAAGGCTCCTTAG gtcttgtcagCCACGTTTGCGAAATTTGGGCCTGGAAGTGAAGTTCTCGCAGGCAGCGGAGCCACATGTTTTTGTAGGGAAGGTACCACTGTGCTTCATGGAAAAGGAGAATAATGAGCTCAGGCGGGGGAGACCATCCGTTATCAAGCCTATCGTTGAG GAGTATCTCCGAGAGCAGATTGAG TTACTATGCTCAACTGGTAGAGTGAAAGGAACTCTCCCTCTCACTGTGCTGAAGGTGCTAGCCTCCCTAGCATGCCACG GCGCCATCAAATTCAATGACAGTCTGAGTAGAGATGAATGCTACAGCTTGGCGGCATCCTTGGCTTCCTGCCAGCTACCCTTCCAGTGTGCCCATGGCCGTCCATCCATTGCTCCTTTAGTAGACATCCTCCATTTGGACAAAGACCAGAAG GAATTACAGAAACCCAACCTTCAGAAGCTGAGAAGAATGTATAAAGCGTGGGAACTATATGGCAATAGATAG